One window of the Shewanella cyperi genome contains the following:
- the putP gene encoding sodium/proline symporter PutP produces MMIATPVLITFAGYLALMMGLGFWAYRSTDTVDDYILGGRKMGPGVTALSVGASDMSGWLLLGLPGAVYLGGLGEAWIGIGLVVGAWLNWLLVAKRLRVYTQQADNALTLPDFFEKRFHDDKGSLKLVSAVTILVFFTFYASSGMVGGAILFEKVFGLDYNAALVIGSAIIVGYTFIGGFFAVCWTDFFQGCLMLIALLIVPVTIFSHPESHANLDTLPPQMLSLVSSDTTVIGLLSLLAWGLGYFGQPHILSRFMAIGKVEDLPLSRRIAMGWMILSLLGALATGIAGSLYFAGKPLDNPETVFIHLSQVAFNPWIGGLLIAAILSAIMSTIDSQLLVCSSVITEDFYRKWLRPKADDRELMMVGRIGVLTIAIIAGVIALNPQSSVLGLVSYAWAGFGAAFGPVVLLSLFWRGYSRTGAVVTIISGALTVVVWKQLSGGLFDLYEILPGFVLATLAGMLASKLAKPCERVEQEFDRFHNSL; encoded by the coding sequence ATAATGATAGCGACACCGGTTTTAATCACCTTTGCGGGCTATTTGGCCCTGATGATGGGCCTGGGATTTTGGGCCTACCGCTCAACGGATACGGTCGATGACTATATTCTCGGTGGCCGCAAAATGGGGCCAGGCGTCACGGCGCTCAGCGTCGGAGCCTCGGACATGTCCGGTTGGCTGCTGCTGGGATTGCCCGGCGCCGTATACCTGGGCGGTCTTGGCGAGGCCTGGATAGGCATCGGCCTGGTGGTCGGTGCCTGGCTCAATTGGCTGCTGGTAGCCAAAAGGCTCAGGGTCTACACACAGCAAGCAGACAATGCCCTGACCTTGCCGGACTTTTTCGAAAAACGCTTCCACGATGACAAGGGCTCGCTCAAGCTGGTATCTGCCGTCACCATTTTGGTGTTTTTCACCTTCTATGCCTCTTCCGGCATGGTCGGCGGTGCCATTCTGTTCGAGAAGGTCTTTGGCCTCGACTATAACGCCGCCCTGGTCATAGGTTCGGCCATTATTGTCGGCTATACCTTTATCGGCGGTTTCTTTGCCGTGTGCTGGACCGACTTTTTCCAGGGCTGCTTAATGCTGATTGCCCTGCTGATCGTGCCTGTGACCATCTTCTCTCATCCCGAAAGCCATGCCAATCTGGATACCCTGCCACCGCAAATGTTGAGCCTGGTCAGCAGCGACACCACTGTCATAGGTCTGCTGTCCCTGCTCGCCTGGGGCCTGGGTTATTTCGGTCAGCCCCACATACTGTCGCGCTTTATGGCCATAGGAAAGGTGGAAGATCTGCCGCTCTCCCGCCGCATTGCCATGGGCTGGATGATACTGTCACTTTTGGGCGCCCTCGCCACCGGCATTGCCGGCAGTCTGTACTTTGCCGGCAAGCCCCTGGACAATCCTGAAACCGTGTTTATTCACCTGTCCCAGGTGGCCTTCAATCCCTGGATTGGTGGTCTGCTGATCGCCGCCATTCTCTCGGCCATCATGAGCACCATAGACTCGCAACTGCTGGTGTGCTCATCTGTCATCACCGAAGACTTCTATCGCAAGTGGCTCAGACCCAAGGCCGACGATCGCGAACTGATGATGGTGGGTCGCATTGGCGTGCTGACCATAGCCATTATCGCCGGAGTGATAGCCCTCAATCCCCAGAGCAGCGTGCTGGGGCTGGTGAGCTACGCCTGGGCCGGTTTTGGCGCCGCCTTTGGTCCCGTGGTGCTCTTGTCCCTGTTCTGGCGCGGTTACAGCCGCACCGGCGCCGTGGTTACCATCATCAGCGGTGCCCTGACCGTGGTAGTCTGGAAACAGCTGAGCGGCGGCCTGTTTGATCTGTATGAAATCTTGCCGGGCTTTGTGCTGGCCACCCTCGCCGGTATGCTGGCCAGCAAGCTTGCCAAGCCCTGTGAGCGGGTGGAACAGGAGTTTGATCGCTTCCACAACAGCCTCTAA
- a CDS encoding VOC family protein — MARVIGLGGIFFKSPDPAALANWYQQHLGMDIEHWGGCAFHTAQLPSGSYHVWSPFNADSDYFAPSNKGFMFNLMVDDLAGALAQLRAAGAQVMNNTEDSELGRFGWFIDPDGNKVELWQAPGNRKQD, encoded by the coding sequence ATGGCACGAGTCATAGGTCTTGGGGGGATCTTCTTCAAAAGCCCCGATCCGGCAGCGCTGGCAAACTGGTATCAACAACATCTGGGTATGGATATAGAACACTGGGGCGGCTGCGCTTTTCATACCGCGCAATTGCCAAGTGGCAGCTACCATGTCTGGAGTCCATTTAACGCCGACAGCGACTATTTTGCCCCCTCAAACAAGGGGTTCATGTTCAACCTGATGGTGGATGACCTGGCCGGTGCCCTGGCGCAGCTGCGTGCGGCCGGAGCCCAGGTGATGAATAATACCGAGGACTCAGAGTTGGGGCGTTTTGGCTGGTTTATCGACCCCGACGGCAACAAGGTGGAACTCTGGCAAGCGCCCGGTAATAGGAAACAGGACTGA
- a CDS encoding OmpP1/FadL family transporter, whose protein sequence is MTYFNKTLLVSALALACGQTMAAGFQLNSQSATGIGRAFAGDAVIADNASVLARNPAAMAMFDKAALSLGMTYADIDVKVKDVQAAGMPLDFGSEHDAADAKFIPNFYYIRPLSDKLTFGMAAFSNFGTGTDTTALANNAVTIPGLGTVPAPVDLLGNTEVTTVNLNTSLSYRFDEHLSIGAGIDIIYGQGKLSREGTLPLGPNGALVNAKLVDVDADGWALGGIVGLVYEFNAEHRIGASYRLSPEFTASGDINVFNTQAMANVSFDEIAIPMPDIFQVAGFHQLSDSFALHYTAQYTSWGDFKEITVKDGSLPNGMAVGNAQLKHYAWDNSWLFSIGGTYKLNADWSLRAGYMHDQGVVDQLSSLSIPDSDRNWYTVGTTFALDKQSSVDFGLAFVRGEDVEVHEMSALIGEVIAHTRSNAVYYSMQYSRSF, encoded by the coding sequence ATGACGTATTTCAACAAGACACTATTGGTTTCTGCCCTCGCCCTGGCCTGTGGCCAGACAATGGCTGCCGGATTTCAACTGAACAGCCAATCCGCCACGGGTATCGGCCGCGCCTTCGCCGGTGATGCCGTTATCGCCGACAATGCCTCGGTACTGGCCCGCAACCCTGCCGCCATGGCCATGTTTGACAAGGCCGCCCTGTCACTGGGCATGACCTACGCCGATATCGACGTCAAGGTCAAAGACGTACAGGCAGCCGGCATGCCGCTGGACTTTGGCAGCGAACATGATGCCGCCGACGCCAAATTTATTCCCAACTTTTATTACATTCGCCCACTCAGCGACAAGCTGACCTTTGGCATGGCCGCTTTCAGCAACTTCGGCACCGGCACCGACACTACGGCCCTGGCCAACAACGCGGTGACCATCCCGGGTCTGGGCACTGTGCCGGCACCCGTTGATTTGCTCGGCAACACCGAAGTCACCACGGTCAACCTCAACACCAGCCTGTCCTACCGTTTCGACGAGCACCTGAGTATCGGTGCCGGTATCGACATTATTTATGGTCAGGGCAAACTGAGCCGCGAAGGTACCCTGCCGCTGGGTCCCAATGGCGCCCTGGTGAACGCCAAGCTGGTTGACGTGGATGCCGATGGCTGGGCCCTGGGCGGGATTGTCGGCCTGGTGTACGAGTTCAATGCCGAGCACCGCATCGGCGCCAGTTACCGCCTCAGCCCCGAGTTCACCGCCTCAGGTGACATCAATGTGTTCAATACCCAGGCCATGGCCAATGTCAGCTTCGATGAAATTGCCATCCCCATGCCCGATATCTTCCAGGTTGCCGGCTTCCATCAGCTGAGCGACAGCTTTGCCCTGCACTACACGGCCCAGTACACCAGCTGGGGCGACTTTAAAGAAATCACGGTCAAGGACGGCTCATTGCCAAACGGCATGGCCGTTGGCAACGCCCAACTCAAGCACTACGCCTGGGACAATTCCTGGTTGTTCAGCATCGGCGGCACCTACAAACTGAACGCCGACTGGAGCCTGCGTGCCGGTTACATGCACGATCAGGGTGTGGTGGATCAATTGAGCTCACTGTCAATTCCTGATTCTGACCGCAACTGGTACACGGTCGGCACCACCTTTGCTCTGGACAAGCAGTCCAGCGTCGACTTTGGCCTGGCCTTTGTCCGCGGCGAAGATGTGGAAGTGCACGAAATGAGCGCCCTGATTGGTGAGGTCATAGCCCACACCCGCTCCAACGCCGTTTACTACTCCATGCAGTACAGTCGCAGTTTCTGA
- a CDS encoding sigma-70 family RNA polymerase sigma factor has translation MFAKGRNKSKSDSVMSDMLSKQRRYDALVRALHTDVFRYAFWLCGDRQVAEDITQETFLRAWRSLDSLKDEKAAKAWLITILRRENARRFERKQFDYSDVDQEHLSDAAAHTTEDAAEQYWLRRQIATLEPEYREPLLLQVIGGFSGEEIAEMLELNRNTVMTRLFRARNQLRELLEHPSIRGQSNG, from the coding sequence ATGTTTGCCAAAGGGCGCAATAAATCCAAATCCGACTCGGTCATGTCTGACATGCTGAGTAAACAACGACGATACGATGCCCTGGTCCGGGCACTGCACACCGACGTGTTCCGCTATGCCTTCTGGCTTTGCGGTGACAGACAGGTGGCAGAAGACATCACCCAGGAGACCTTTCTCCGGGCCTGGCGCTCCCTCGACTCCCTCAAGGATGAAAAGGCGGCCAAGGCGTGGCTGATCACCATTTTGCGGCGCGAAAATGCCCGCCGTTTTGAGCGCAAGCAGTTTGATTATTCCGATGTGGATCAGGAGCACTTAAGCGATGCTGCCGCTCACACCACCGAGGATGCCGCCGAGCAGTATTGGCTCAGGCGGCAAATTGCGACCCTGGAGCCCGAATACCGGGAACCCCTGCTGCTGCAGGTTATCGGCGGCTTCAGTGGTGAGGAAATCGCCGAGATGCTGGAGCTGAACCGCAATACCGTCATGACCCGGCTGTTCCGGGCCCGTAATCAGCTAAGAGAATTGTTGGAACATCCATCTATCCGAGGTCAGTCAAATGGATGA
- a CDS encoding DUF3379 domain-containing protein, which produces MDELEFRRRAYSDPQSQDPEFLAAMAEEENRGAFVRELKQLDAKLARAMNVDVPETLAARLLLRQQLLAHRQSKRRTTWLMAMAASIAFVIGLGFSWLRLGPVDLGEHALAHVHHEPMALTMEQAVDLPTLNASLASISGLKGAHFNALPGKVVFKAFCDFRGVQSIHLVLEGENGKTTLFIVPLEERMQLSERFADSTLKGLGFRTRDAFLMLVGDEQQSLTALQQTIRQDFI; this is translated from the coding sequence ATGGATGAACTTGAGTTTCGCCGCCGTGCCTATAGCGACCCCCAAAGCCAGGATCCCGAATTTTTGGCGGCCATGGCCGAAGAAGAAAACCGTGGCGCCTTTGTCAGGGAACTGAAGCAGCTCGATGCCAAATTGGCCCGGGCCATGAACGTGGACGTTCCCGAAACCCTCGCGGCGCGTCTGCTGCTGCGCCAGCAATTGCTGGCGCACAGACAAAGCAAACGCCGCACCACCTGGTTGATGGCCATGGCGGCATCAATCGCCTTTGTCATTGGACTGGGATTCAGTTGGCTGCGTCTGGGGCCGGTGGATCTGGGTGAGCATGCCCTGGCCCACGTACACCATGAGCCCATGGCACTGACCATGGAACAGGCGGTAGACCTGCCCACCCTCAATGCCAGCCTGGCCAGCATCTCCGGCCTTAAGGGAGCGCATTTCAATGCCCTCCCCGGCAAAGTGGTATTCAAGGCCTTCTGCGATTTTCGGGGAGTGCAGAGCATACATCTGGTGCTGGAAGGTGAAAACGGCAAAACCACCCTGTTTATCGTCCCCTTGGAAGAGCGGATGCAATTGAGCGAGCGATTTGCCGACAGCACCCTGAAAGGTCTGGGATTCCGCACCCGAGATGCCTTCCTGATGTTGGTGGGCGATGAGCAGCAATCGCTGACTGCACTGCAACAAACCATACGTCAGGATTTCATCTAG